In one window of Arachis ipaensis cultivar K30076 chromosome B06, Araip1.1, whole genome shotgun sequence DNA:
- the LOC107604669 gene encoding uncharacterized protein LOC107604669 — MADSSAATLRRHNSMVAPPPSKLSVPHRTSSLDSPHTNQTFELVSFNANSTSSSFYTSLRDVLPSSSSSAVNSPTAASSSSISIRNRLVKHAAWAYLQPMSSSPSSSSSASSTRFLRRFSACLGSLFRRIAKIFDRILLAFRSLLSKTS, encoded by the coding sequence ATGGCTGATTCCTCCGCCGCAACACTCCGCCGCCACAACTCCATGGTGGCGCCACCGCCCAGCAAACTCTCCGTCCCCCACCGCACATCAAGCTTGGACTCTCCCCACACCAATCAGACCTTCGAGCTGGTCTCTTTCAACGCCAActcaacttcttcctccttctaCACCTCCCTCAGAGACGTCCtcccttcctcctcctcctccgccgTCAATTCCCCCACCGccgcctcctcctcctccatctCCATCCGCAACCGCCTTGTCAAGCATGCTGCCTGGGCTTACCTCCAGCCCATGTCCAGCTccccatcctcctcctcctccgcctCATCCACTCGCTTCCTCCGCCGCTTCTCCGCCTGTCTCGGCTCCCTCTTCCGCCGCATCGCCAAAATCTTTGACCGTATACTCCTTGCTTTCAGAAGCTTACTAAGCAAAACATCATAA
- the LOC107604668 gene encoding putative HVA22-like protein g encodes MLGDFLTRCLILLLGYAYPGFECYKTVEKNRVDNEELRFWCQYWIIVAMFTVLEKLADVVVGWFPLYDELKLALFIYLWYPKTKGTGYVYNFVLRPYVSRHENDIDKTFQEWRVRAWNLAIFYWKNCTELGQTAFWQVLDYLAGQSAKFSGKPDTKKNKKRGNEIAAPSAPPLPSLREALFENGNMNGSGSGSGHSKLTRRNVSDAHNARPVNFHLDPQTGFLHEEEPWGPDENDKPGGVFEKLRRLRKS; translated from the exons ATGTTGGGGGATTTCCTTACAAGGTGTCTTAT ATTGCTTCTGGGGTATGCATATCCTGGATTTGAATGCTACAAAACTGTGGAGAAGAACAGGGTTGACAACGAGGAACTTCGATTCTGGTGCCAATACTG GATCATTGTTGCAATGTTTACTGTGCTGGAAAAACTTGCAGATGTAGTTGTTGGATG GTTTCCATTGTACGATGAGCTGAAGCTTGCACTTTTTATCTACCTATGGTATCCTAAGACTAAG GGAACGGGATATGTGTATAATTTTGTGTTGCGGCCTTATGTGTCAAGACATGAAAACGACATTGACAAAACATTTCAAGAATGGAGAGTTAGGGCATGGAATTTGGCCATTTTTTACTGGAAAAACTGCACTGAATTGGGGCAAACTGCATTTTGGCAGGTTCTCGACTACTTGGCTGGCCAATCCGCAAAATTTTCCGGCAAACCCGACACTAAAAAGAATAAG AAAAGGGGTAATGAGATTGCAGCTCCAAGTGCACCACCATTGCCTTCATTGCGTGAGGCTCTATTTGAAAACGGCAACATGAATGGCTCAGGTTCAGGTTCAGGGCACAGCAAATTAACGCGCCGTAATGTTTCGGACGCGCACAATGCCAGGCCAGTGAATTTCCATTTAGATCCCCAAACGGGTTTCTTGCATGAGGAGGAGCCATGGGGGCCTGACGAAAATGACAAACCCGGTGGAGTCTTCGAGAAGCTACGACGCTTGCGTAAGAGTTAG